A single Paratractidigestivibacter faecalis DNA region contains:
- a CDS encoding helix-turn-helix domain-containing protein, which yields MSAYDELYLADAMTELACFFDFAVNDYGAEGSEVAELFAVSAVGREFGRGNPRVLGGLSGVELFWELSHELGYGDARGTEPRFRFEKTPDYWAGWVVARAQWELGVTFGELFSAAPYDTVVRMYHPYHEADESRFVRLAARRVEKERLSGPTRLAALRREAGLSQQELAFRAKVSLRSIQMYEQRKKDVNHAQAATVASLAAVLGCRMEDLLEVRIDPALLAQIA from the coding sequence ATGAGCGCCTACGATGAGCTCTACCTTGCGGACGCCATGACGGAGCTCGCCTGTTTCTTCGACTTTGCGGTCAACGACTACGGCGCCGAGGGCAGCGAGGTTGCGGAGCTCTTTGCCGTGAGCGCCGTCGGGCGGGAGTTCGGGCGCGGCAACCCGCGCGTCCTGGGAGGCCTCTCTGGCGTGGAGCTCTTCTGGGAGCTCTCGCACGAGCTCGGCTACGGAGACGCCAGGGGGACGGAGCCGCGCTTCCGCTTTGAGAAGACGCCCGACTACTGGGCGGGCTGGGTCGTCGCGCGCGCCCAGTGGGAGCTCGGCGTCACGTTTGGCGAGCTCTTCTCGGCGGCGCCCTATGACACAGTGGTGCGCATGTACCACCCCTACCACGAGGCCGATGAGTCAAGGTTCGTGCGTCTGGCTGCGCGGCGCGTGGAGAAAGAGCGGCTGTCCGGCCCCACGCGGCTGGCGGCGCTTCGCAGGGAGGCCGGCCTCTCCCAGCAGGAGCTGGCCTTTCGCGCCAAGGTCTCCCTGCGCTCCATCCAGATGTACGAGCAGCGCAAGAAGGACGTCAACCATGCCCAGGCCGCCACGGTCGCAAGCCTTGCCGCCGTCCTGGGCTGCCGGATGGAGGACCTGCTTGAGGTGCGGATCGATCCTGCGCTTTTGGCGCAGATCGCGTAA
- the tmk gene encoding dTMP kinase, whose protein sequence is MRGTFITLEGADGCGKSTQVALLADAIQAAGREVVRLREPGGTSISEKIRSLVLDPDNAEMAPECELLLFEASRAQLVRQVIEPALARGAVVLCDRFYDSTYAYQAAGRALDARVISQANALGSCGVTPDLTLVLDMDTKDALARATRGGADRLEAEGVAFQERVRQGYLDLAAAEPGRVHVVDATGSTEEVLGRLVDEAAPLVDGLLDGRGEA, encoded by the coding sequence ATGCGGGGCACGTTCATCACGCTCGAGGGGGCGGACGGCTGTGGCAAGTCCACGCAGGTCGCCCTGCTGGCCGACGCCATCCAGGCGGCCGGCCGCGAGGTCGTGCGCCTGCGCGAGCCCGGCGGCACGTCCATAAGCGAGAAGATCCGCTCGCTCGTGCTTGATCCGGACAACGCCGAGATGGCCCCCGAGTGTGAGCTCCTTCTCTTTGAGGCGTCTCGCGCCCAGCTGGTCCGTCAGGTCATCGAGCCCGCGCTCGCCCGCGGCGCCGTGGTGCTGTGCGACCGATTCTATGACTCCACCTACGCCTACCAGGCCGCTGGTCGCGCCCTGGACGCCCGGGTCATCAGCCAGGCAAACGCCCTGGGCAGCTGCGGCGTCACGCCCGACCTCACGCTGGTGCTGGACATGGACACCAAAGACGCCCTTGCCCGTGCCACCAGGGGCGGAGCGGACCGGCTCGAGGCCGAGGGCGTGGCCTTCCAGGAGCGCGTGCGCCAGGGCTACCTCGATCTTGCGGCGGCCGAGCCGGGCCGCGTACACGTGGTCGATGCCACGGGCAGCACCGAGGAGGTCCTCGGGCGCCTTGTGGACGAGGCTGCGCCCCTGGTGGACGGACTTCTCGACGGTAGGGGTGAGGCGTGA
- a CDS encoding DUF3990 domain-containing protein, protein MELWHGSTMIVRHPDLSFCRENNDYGRAFYMTEHLELAREWACRCEEIDGVANRYELDLEGLAVLDLDAGARSVLEWLSVLLTHRVVNLGSPVALEAAEWIRENYPVDLSGYDVICGYRADDSYFSFVRQFVSNSLSVEQLSWAMRLGGLGRQVALRTPRALESLEYIDFEPAPARCFYPRRKRRDLEARKAFSEGPGFDPEGIYVLDLISGRVGKDDERLR, encoded by the coding sequence ATGGAGCTCTGGCATGGCTCGACGATGATCGTCAGGCATCCCGACCTCTCGTTCTGTCGCGAGAACAACGACTACGGCCGTGCGTTCTACATGACCGAGCACCTTGAGCTCGCAAGGGAATGGGCGTGTCGCTGCGAGGAGATCGACGGCGTGGCCAACCGGTACGAGCTTGACCTGGAGGGCCTTGCGGTCTTGGACCTTGACGCCGGCGCTCGGTCGGTTCTTGAGTGGCTGAGCGTCCTTCTGACTCACAGGGTCGTCAACCTGGGCTCTCCCGTGGCGCTCGAGGCGGCGGAGTGGATCAGGGAGAACTATCCGGTTGACCTGTCCGGATATGACGTCATTTGCGGATATCGCGCTGATGACTCGTACTTCTCGTTTGTGAGGCAGTTCGTCTCAAACTCGCTGAGCGTGGAGCAGCTGAGCTGGGCGATGAGGCTTGGAGGCCTGGGCCGCCAGGTCGCCTTGCGGACGCCGCGGGCGCTTGAGAGCTTGGAATACATCGACTTCGAGCCCGCACCCGCGCGCTGCTTCTACCCTCGGCGCAAACGCAGGGACCTTGAGGCCAGAAAGGCGTTCTCGGAGGGCCCCGGCTTTGACCCGGAGGGCATATACGTGCTGGATCTGATCTCGGGGAGGGTGGGCAAAGACGATGAGCGCCTACGATGA